The DNA sequence GCGAATGCCCTATTTCATCACCCATTAAAATCATCGGCGTACCTAAAGAGAGCAAAGTTATCGTCAGCATGTTTTTGATTTGCTTATTGCGCAGCTGAAGGATTTTAGGATCATTCGTTTCACCTTCAACCCCATGATTCCAGCTGAAATTATAATCACATCCATCGAGATTATTTTCACCATTGGGCAAATTATGTTTGTTATTATAACTGACCAGATCATTAAGCGTAAAGCCGTCATGGCAGGTAATAAAGTTTACCGATTTTTCCGGTTCAAAGTGATGTTCACCGTAAATATCCGGACTGCCAATCAAACGGTTGGCAAACTGACTTACCATACCCTGATCGCCACGCACAAAACGCCGTACATCATCTCTAAAATGACCGTTCCATTCTCGCCAACGCTGCCCTGCCAGACTACCCACTTGATATAATCCCCCTGCATCCCATGCTTCTGCTATCAGCTTAATTGAGGACAAAATCGGATCAGTATCAATACTGAATAACGTCGGCGGGCTGAGCATAGGCGCACCAAGCTCATCACGGGATAGAATAGAGGCCAAATCAAAACGAAATCCATCTATATGCATTTTGTCTACCCAAAAGTGCAAACTGTCAATAATCATGCGTCTAACCACGGAATGTGTACCGTTAAGGGTATTACCACAACCACTAAAATTCATATAATGCTGTCTATCTTTGGATAAGATGTAATAATCATTGTTATCAAAACCACGCAACGAAAAAGACGGGCCACCTTCCCCACCCTCTGCGCTATGGTTATAAACCACATCCAAAATAACTTCAATATCAGCCGCATGCAGGGCTTTTACCATATCTCTAAATTCATTAACGGGGCCCAGCCTGGATCTGTCTGAGCTGTATTCGCGATGCACTGCGAAAAAGGATAACGGGCTATATCCCCAATAGTTAGCCAATCCGGCGTGATGTTCACCCGGATCGAACTGATGAATCGGCATTAGTTCAACGGCGGTTACCCCCAGTTCTTTTAAATAGGGGATCTTTTCAATTAAGCCCGCATAAGTACCGCGTTTTTTTTTTGCAATATTAGCACTTTGATGGCGAGTAAAACCGCCCACATGCATTTCATAAATAACTGTTTTATAAAAAGAGTGCCGAGGATGTTGATCTTCCTGCCAATCATAATCATCTATATCAACCACCACACTTTTTAAACAGGTATCAATATTGGAGCCGCTGCCAAGTGCTGCCTCACGGGAAAAGTGATCACCCCGTTCAACCAATAATCCATAGGGGTCTAATAACACTTTCTTTGGGGAAAAAGCCGTTCCTTGATAGGGGCGATAAGGTCCATTGACACGAAAGCCATAGAGTTGTCCCGGTTTTACATCTTCAATAAAAATATGCCAATAATAAGCGGTACGATTATCATTAGTTGAAAATTTAAATATATTGCTCGCTGCATCGGCATCTTTATCTTCAAAAAAAAGCAGTTCGACACTTTCTGCCAGCCGCGCATAAATACAAAAATTGGCACCTTTGCTGCTATAGGTCACGCCTAACTTATCTGGTTTACCATTCGAAGCTGAAAACATACTTACTCCAGATCACAGTGAAAAATAAAACAGGCACATCTAAGAAAATGATTTTTAGAGGGAGTTACATAGAATTAGGCCATCTGATAATAATAGCCGTTCTTTTGCAATTTATAGTAAAAGAACTAATTAACTGCTTAGATTTAGCCACTCCCTTTGGTAGAATATTTTTAGGTTTTCTCCCCGCGGGGATAATTTAACAGAATGAAAAACGGGGACATGATAGGGTTCATCAAAGTACATTGGCAGGATTATCTGTTTTAAGCGTATTATAGGGATAATTGGTATTCTAAGCATGACGACGCTTATTAGGCACTGTCTTTTTTTGAAAGCGCTTTTGCCACTACGGAAGGCATTTTTTTCGGCGCTTTGATACGCAACTGTTTATTGATGTTCAACCGACCAAAAACAACTGTTATATCATCGGGTGAAACACTAAATTCTTTCGCGAGAAATCTAACCATATGATCAGTTGCTCTGCCGGCGACAGGCGTTGCAGTAACACGAACCCTCAGCTGAATTCCCTGCGCCTTTCCGACAGCATCCTTCTTCGCGCCAGGTGTTCCAAGAATATTCACAACCAGTATTTCTCCCTCCATAACACAAAATGAAGACATTTTAACTCTCTTGCCATCGAATGCCATTACAGCCTTAGTTGCTTTTTTTTTCACTTCTCTCTCCACATAAACAACAGCGTATAAAATGCCATTGTTGCTGCTTCAGCGACAAAGTAATGCGTCCAGTGCATTGCCTTGTGAGTGAGATTAGCGCTAATAGCATCATACCCAGGCCATGGAAAACACCACCAAATACAACACGTTGAAATCCTATAACGTTTTTATAGAATTATAAAAAGTGAGTTATTAGACAGTCTTAACGCTCGACATCCGTGGTCAAAAAAGCGCCTGGCAGTTTGTTGGTCCAGCTCTTCATTTGATTCCGACTGATTAGGCTTGTGTA is a window from the Psychromonas ingrahamii 37 genome containing:
- the glgX gene encoding glycogen debranching protein GlgX; this translates as MFSASNGKPDKLGVTYSSKGANFCIYARLAESVELLFFEDKDADAASNIFKFSTNDNRTAYYWHIFIEDVKPGQLYGFRVNGPYRPYQGTAFSPKKVLLDPYGLLVERGDHFSREAALGSGSNIDTCLKSVVVDIDDYDWQEDQHPRHSFYKTVIYEMHVGGFTRHQSANIAKKKRGTYAGLIEKIPYLKELGVTAVELMPIHQFDPGEHHAGLANYWGYSPLSFFAVHREYSSDRSRLGPVNEFRDMVKALHAADIEVILDVVYNHSAEGGEGGPSFSLRGFDNNDYYILSKDRQHYMNFSGCGNTLNGTHSVVRRMIIDSLHFWVDKMHIDGFRFDLASILSRDELGAPMLSPPTLFSIDTDPILSSIKLIAEAWDAGGLYQVGSLAGQRWREWNGHFRDDVRRFVRGDQGMVSQFANRLIGSPDIYGEHHFEPEKSVNFITCHDGFTLNDLVSYNNKHNLPNGENNLDGCDYNFSWNHGVEGETNDPKILQLRNKQIKNMLTITLLSLGTPMILMGDEIGHSQKGNNNGYCQDNPAFWFDWSQIKKNRALFDFTKGLIKQRTAIYLNPSFRYSLHDIILRSDIHWHGVKLNQPDWSECSHSIAMESTHPHSGVVSYVIFNAFWEVLNFELPISACGKWLRIVDTSLVDGNDIYKSGDKKYWFNDQYLVAPRSVVILIGETPDD
- a CDS encoding DUF167 domain-containing protein; protein product: MKKKATKAVMAFDGKRVKMSSFCVMEGEILVVNILGTPGAKKDAVGKAQGIQLRVRVTATPVAGRATDHMVRFLAKEFSVSPDDITVVFGRLNINKQLRIKAPKKMPSVVAKALSKKDSA